AGCTACGGAAAACCCCCACCGGTCGGGCTGAATCCAACATTGTCGGGCAATGGTGACGATGCTGTTTTGGTCGCATTCATGCATTTTGCTTCCTTGTAAATAAGTGCTTGTCCGTGGCAGCGGGTACGGCGAATCGCCGCCCTGGCGTCCCTGCCGTGGCGGCGACCGCTCCGTGGGCCGGCCCGCGCCTAGGAGATCGCCCCGGCCATCGCCTCCGGGCGGGTCCGGAGTCCGGCCTTCCCGACGCGTACCGGGGGCTTCGGGAGGAAGGGTCCGGTGAGCGCGGTCGTGACCAGCGCCATCACGACCATCATGGTGAACATCCGGCTGTCCAGGACGCCGAGGCTGACGCCGGCATTGAGGATGATCAGTTCGGTGAGGCCGCGGGTGTTCATGAGGGTGCCGAGGGTGCCGGCCTCCCGCCACGACATTCCGGACAGTTTTCCGACCATGGACGCGCCGATCACCTTGCCGGCGCAGGCGACGGCGATGATGGCGGCCAGTTCGATCAGATCGCGTCCGGACAACGCCCCGATGTCGACATTCAGTCCGGTGACGATGAAGAAGACCGGCAGCAGCACCATGCTGATCCCCGCGAACGGCTTCCTGGCCTCTTCGCCGAACACGCCGCGGTACTCGCTGGGCATGATGAACCCGAAGGCGAACGCACCGAAGATCGCGTGGATCCCGATCCAGGTCGTCGCGTAGGAGGACAGGAAGAGGCCGGCGACGAGGGCGACGACGAGCTGCGGTGTCATGCGGTCACGGCCCCAGCGGCGCATGAGGAAGGACAGGAACGGGCGGACGAAGACCACCATCGCCGTGATGTAGAGCCCGGAGAACAGCACCGTCTGCGCGAGGTCCCCGGCGCCCCCGGACGCGGTCACGACCGCCGCGACCAGGGCGAGCAGACACCAGGCGATGACGTCGTCGATGGCCGCGCTGGCCAGTGCGAGGGTGCCGACCCGTGTTCCCAGCATTCCGTGTTCGGTCAGCATCCGGGCCAGCACGGGAAATGCGGTGATGGACATCGCCGCACCCATGAACAGGGCGAAGGCGGTGAAGGAGACCTGTTCTCCGTTGACGGTGTCGTGCCGCTGGTACAGCAGCGCCGCAAGTCCGATCGCCAGGCTGAACGGGACCACGACCGAGGTGAGGGAGACCGCCGCCGCGGCACTGCCCCGGCCCTTCAGCAGCGTCTTGTCGAGTTCCCAGCCGATGCCGAACATGAAGACGAGCAGGCCGACCTGGGCTATCGCCGAGAGATAGGGTCTCACCTCGCTCGGAAATATCAGGGAGGGCAGGTCCCCGGGTAACAGGCCGAGAAGACTCGGTCCCAGGGCGATTCCGGCGATGATCTCGCCGACGACGGGTGGCTGGCGTACGTATCGAACCAGCCAGCCCAGGATGGATCCCGCGACAAGGATGATGGCGATATCGGCCATCGTGATGGCGATGAGCAGATCTTTGCCGCGCGAGATGTCCGCCATGACGAGCCCTCCGTGGGCAGGAATGAGGAACCCCCCGGGGTTCTGCCCGGTGCGGCACATCGCCGCAGTTCAGCGGCGTACGCAAAAGGAACCCCGGGGGATGACGGTGAGGTGGGCGAGAGGGGTCTCGAAGTGACCTGCGGGTCAGAACCAGTGGGCTTCCTGCGCGATGCGCAGGGCGTCGATGCGGTTCCGCGCGCCCAGCTTCGTCACTGCGGAGAGGAGATAGTTCCGCACGGTCCCCTCGGAGATGTGCAGTTGTGCCGCGATCTCACTGAGCGTGTCACCCTGGGCGAGCAGCTCAAGTACGGAGAGTTGCCGCTGGGAAAGCGGGCAGTCGTTGTTCCCCAGCACGGCCACGGTTAATTCCGTGTCAAAAACCCTTTCCCCCTGGTGCACCCGGTGGATGGATTCGAAGAAGCGATACGGAGAGGCGCTCTGCTGCACCATTCCGGCGATTCTGCCGGTGAAGGCCCGGCGTACGACCGACCGCTTGAACGACTCGGCGAGCAGCAGACAGCGACTTCTCGGAAGGCAGGTGATCTTCTCGGCGACGGTGAGGACATTGCTGTCCGCGCCGTCGAAGTTGAAGATCACGACATCCGGATGGTGTGTGTCCGCGAACTCGATCGTCTCCAGATCGCCGGCCACCGAACCGATGACCTGTAATCCCTTGCCCTGTTCGAGCAGGGCGGCGAGCGCGTAGCGGGACACGTTCATCTTGTCGGATATCAGTACGTTGATTCCCATTCATTCCCCCGTAACCGACGCTGAGGTAGGATTTTCGACTCCGGCCGAGCACGCACATGATTCGGGACCGGGCCGGCTCCTTGAGCGGCCCGGCTATGAACTGTGGCACGATGGGATTACGCGACATTGAGGGAATGTAGACGGCGCGTAAATAACGTCATGGACCTTCGCGGCGGCGTCACGCCGTTTCCTGCTGAAGTGCTCCGTCCCTGGACATCAGGACTCCCCCGTCGCGATCTCTCTGAATCCCGCAGTCAGATGATCAAACCAGTGGCCAATACTACAATAGTTATTACGGAGAGCAAGGACCTTGAATGGCCGGGTCGGGTCGCCGTAAACATGACTCATTCGCGCCCCTTGACACTCCTGTTCGAGGTCCACTTTCAGGACAATTGAGAACCCGGATTCCGGAAAGGGCGGGGCGCTGCCAGCGGAAACGCGGTGGGGGCGCCCTTCGGTCGCGACCGACGTCCGAAGGTCCGTACCGTACGCGTACGAAATCAAGCCAGCCGACGTGATCGTGGCGGCCCGCGGGACCCCGTGGCGCGTCCCGTTGCTCCCGTGGTGTCCTGTAGGTCGTCGATGCCCGGACCGGGCCGTGCGGATCGGGATGTTCCGCCGAACGGCTGCTTCCCTGGGGTGGTCGGGGGGAGCCTGGGGGAGTCTGGAAGGCGGAGGTGGGGTCGGTGGACGGGGCCGTGCGGTGGCGGGGCGAAGGCGAGGCGGCGGGAGCCGTGCGGGATCTGGCGCGATGGGCGCTGGGGGCCGCGGCGGGGGCGGTGCTGGTGCTCCTGCTGGCCGTGGGCAGTGGCGGGTTCCTGGTGCTGGCCAGCGGGCTCGTCGGGCTCGCGGCGGGGGCCGCGGGGCTGTGGTGGGTCGCGGCGCACCGGGGCGCCCTGCGGGTGGCCGGCGGGGTGCTGGCGATCGGCGCGCCGGTCGGCGTGCTCGTCCTGTACGTGGTCGGCGGGCTGTGGCTCTTCGCGCTGGCCGCGCTCGCGCTGTGGGTGGTCGCGCTGGGGTGTGCGCGGGAGGCGCTGCGCAGGCCCGGTGAGGTGGTGGACGTGCCGGCGCCGGCCCGGCCGGGCGCGCGGCCCCGGCAGGCGGTGCTGTTCATGAACCCCAAGTCCGGCGGCGGCAAGGTCGGGCGGTTCGGCCTGGTGGCGAAGGCGGAGCGGCTGGGCGCGCGGGTGGTGCTGCTCGATCCGTCGGCGCCCGTCGACGTCACGGCGCTCGCCCGCAAGGCCGTCGCGGACGGCGCGGACCTGCTCGGGGTGGCCGGCGGCGACGGGACGCAGGCGCTGGTGGCGGCGGTGGCCGCCGAGCACGACCTGCCCTTCCTGGTGGTGTCGGCCGGGACGCGGAACCACTTCGCGATGGACCTCGGCCTCGACCGGAACGATCCGGCGGCCGGCCTGGACGCGCTCACCGACGGCGAGGAGCTCCGCGTCGACCTCGGCACGGTCTCCGGGCGCCCGTTCGTCAACACGGTCTCGTTCGGGGTGTACGCGGACGTGGTGCAGCGCCCGGAGTACCGCGACGCCAAGGCGGAGACCGCCTTCGACGCGCTGCCCGACCTGCTGCGGGGCGGGCAGGGCGACCGGCTCGACGCGACCGTCGACGGCACCCGGCTGCCGGGCCGGCAGGCGATCCTCGTCAGCAACAACCCGTATGCCGCGCCCGACCTGTTCAGCGCGGCCACCGGGCACCGCACCCGGCTCGACGGCGGCCGGCTCGGCGTGATCGGCATCCGGGTGGACAGCGCCGCGCACGCCGCCGACCTGGTCGTACGGGGGACGCAGTCGGCCGCGCTCGACGTCCTGACCGCGTTCCGCGTCGAAGTCCATGGAACCGTCACCGCCGCCGGCGTGCGGAAGCCCGAGGGGACGGTGGCCGTGGCGGTGGACGGGGAGGCGCTCGTCCTGCCCACGCCGGTCGTCTGCGAGCTGCGGCCGCGCGCGCTGCGGGTGCTGGTGCCGCGCGCCCGGCCGGGAGTGGTTCCGCCGCCTCCGCCGTTGGACTGGCGGCGGATCATCCGGCTCGCCTTTCCCGAGCAGTACGGCTCCGGTCCCGCGCACCGCCCGGAACCGGCCGAGGACCCCTACAGGAGCGGCGCATGAGTGACGAGAGCAGCGGCAAGCACGAGGCGGGGGCCGACCCCGGGGCGCGGACGGCGGAGCGGGTGCGGCTGAGGGACCGGCCGCGGGCCGCCGCCCTCACCGTCCGGGCCGTCCTGCACGACCTGCGGGCCGTGGACGGCGCCCTCTACGCGGCGGTGGCCGCCACCCCGACGCCCGCCCTGGACGTGGGCCTGCGCCGGCTGTCGAACGCCGCCGACCACTCCAAGATCTCCTTCGCCGTGGCCGCCGGGCTCGCCCTCGTCCCGGGCCGCCCGCGCCGCGCGGCGGTGGCGGGCGCCGGCGCGATCGCGCTCGCCTCGGCCACCGCGAACCTCCTCGGCAAGCGGCTGGTCCGCCGGCCGCGCCCGGACCGGGAGGCGGCCCGGGTGGTGGTCGGCCGGCACGTCCCGATGCCGGAGTCGGCGTCGTTCCCGTCCGGCCACACCGCCTCGGCGGTCGCCTTCGCCACCGCCGCCGGCGTCGTCCTGCCGCCCGTCGCCGTGCCGCTGGGGCTGCTGGCCTCGGCGGTCGGCTACTCCCGCGTCCACACCGGGGTCCACTACCCCGGCGACGTCGCCGCGGGCGCCGTCCTCGGCCTGGCCAGCGGCGCCGTCTCCGTGGCCGTCGGAGCGTCCCTCACCCGGGCGCTCCGACGGCCGTCCTGACGGCGCGCCGGCACGGCACGCCGCCCGGCCGGGTCAGTCGGGGTGGACGGCGCGGGCCAGGGCCTCCTCCGGGATGTCCAGGGCGGCGATCCGCTCCGGGTCGGCGAGGACGTGGAGCTCGACGATCCGGTCGCCGACCACGGTGAAGGCCATGAGCGAGCCCGGCTTGCCGTCGACGACCGACAGGACGGCCGGCTGGCCGTTGACGACGAGCGGCAGCGCGCCGTTGCGGAAGGTCGCGTAGAAGAGGGCCTGGCGGCTGATCTCCTCGGCGCCGCGGATCAGCCTGGAGACGCCGGAGAGGAGCGTGCCGCCGTCGGCGCGCAGCACCGCGTCCGGGTCGAGGACGGCGAGCAGCCCCTCGAAGTCGCCGCCCTGCGAGGCGGCGAGGAAGGCGTCGGCGATCTCCCGCTGGCGGCGCGGGTCCGGGCCGGGCGCCGGGGCGGCGTCCTGGACGCGCCGCCGGGCCCGGCTGGCCATCTGCCGGGCCGCCGCGGGGGTACGGTCGACGATCGGCGCGATCTCGTCGAAGGAGACGGCGAACATGTCGTGCAGCACGAAGGCGAGCCGCTCGGCCGGGGAGAGGGTCTCCAGCACGACGAGGAGCGCGAGGCCGACCGACTCGGTCAGTTCGGCGGCGTGCTCCGGGTCGCCGGCGCCGGGGATGTGCACGATCGGGTCGGGGACGAAGTACTCGAGCGGGTCCTCACGGCGGGAGCCGCGCGAGCGCAGCATGTCCAGACAGACCCGGCCGATGACCGTGGTGAGCCAGCCGGTGAGGTTGGCGACGCCGCTGACGTCGGTGCGGCTGAGCTTGAACCAGGTCTCCTGGACCGCGTCCTCGGCCTCGCTGAGCGAGCCGAGCATGCGGTAGGCGACGGCCCGCAGGTGCCCGCGGTCGGCGTCGAAGCGGCGCGCCAGCCCGTCCGCGTCCGGGCCGCCGCCGGTCCCGTCGGCCGTGCCGCCGCCGGCTGTCCCGCCGTCCACCGTGCTCGCGTCCATCCGTCGATCTCCCCCTTCGCGTCCCGTCATGCCTCCATGACGGATCAGAATCCGTGGATGTGACAAGGGAGCGGCGGCCCCACGCGCGCGTACCCGCGCCGTACGGACGCCGCGCCCGTGTCCGCGCGGCCCGCCCGTACGAGGGGCCTTGCGCCCCGGCCGCGCTCCGCCGGTCTCGGCCCGTGAGATCCACGCCGTCCCTCCGCGATCGCCCGGGTTTCCCCGGCCGAGGGACCGGACCGCCGTGGAACGCCACTTCAGCGCGGTGATCATCATC
The Streptomyces roseofulvus genome window above contains:
- a CDS encoding sigma-70 family RNA polymerase sigma factor, yielding MDASTVDGGTAGGGTADGTGGGPDADGLARRFDADRGHLRAVAYRMLGSLSEAEDAVQETWFKLSRTDVSGVANLTGWLTTVIGRVCLDMLRSRGSRREDPLEYFVPDPIVHIPGAGDPEHAAELTESVGLALLVVLETLSPAERLAFVLHDMFAVSFDEIAPIVDRTPAAARQMASRARRRVQDAAPAPGPDPRRQREIADAFLAASQGGDFEGLLAVLDPDAVLRADGGTLLSGVSRLIRGAEEISRQALFYATFRNGALPLVVNGQPAVLSVVDGKPGSLMAFTVVGDRIVELHVLADPERIAALDIPEEALARAVHPD
- a CDS encoding diacylglycerol/lipid kinase family protein — protein: MDGAVRWRGEGEAAGAVRDLARWALGAAAGAVLVLLLAVGSGGFLVLASGLVGLAAGAAGLWWVAAHRGALRVAGGVLAIGAPVGVLVLYVVGGLWLFALAALALWVVALGCAREALRRPGEVVDVPAPARPGARPRQAVLFMNPKSGGGKVGRFGLVAKAERLGARVVLLDPSAPVDVTALARKAVADGADLLGVAGGDGTQALVAAVAAEHDLPFLVVSAGTRNHFAMDLGLDRNDPAAGLDALTDGEELRVDLGTVSGRPFVNTVSFGVYADVVQRPEYRDAKAETAFDALPDLLRGGQGDRLDATVDGTRLPGRQAILVSNNPYAAPDLFSAATGHRTRLDGGRLGVIGIRVDSAAHAADLVVRGTQSAALDVLTAFRVEVHGTVTAAGVRKPEGTVAVAVDGEALVLPTPVVCELRPRALRVLVPRARPGVVPPPPPLDWRRIIRLAFPEQYGSGPAHRPEPAEDPYRSGA
- a CDS encoding phosphatase PAP2 family protein → MSDESSGKHEAGADPGARTAERVRLRDRPRAAALTVRAVLHDLRAVDGALYAAVAATPTPALDVGLRRLSNAADHSKISFAVAAGLALVPGRPRRAAVAGAGAIALASATANLLGKRLVRRPRPDREAARVVVGRHVPMPESASFPSGHTASAVAFATAAGVVLPPVAVPLGLLASAVGYSRVHTGVHYPGDVAAGAVLGLASGAVSVAVGASLTRALRRPS
- a CDS encoding cation:proton antiporter; amino-acid sequence: MADISRGKDLLIAITMADIAIILVAGSILGWLVRYVRQPPVVGEIIAGIALGPSLLGLLPGDLPSLIFPSEVRPYLSAIAQVGLLVFMFGIGWELDKTLLKGRGSAAAAVSLTSVVVPFSLAIGLAALLYQRHDTVNGEQVSFTAFALFMGAAMSITAFPVLARMLTEHGMLGTRVGTLALASAAIDDVIAWCLLALVAAVVTASGGAGDLAQTVLFSGLYITAMVVFVRPFLSFLMRRWGRDRMTPQLVVALVAGLFLSSYATTWIGIHAIFGAFAFGFIMPSEYRGVFGEEARKPFAGISMVLLPVFFIVTGLNVDIGALSGRDLIELAAIIAVACAGKVIGASMVGKLSGMSWREAGTLGTLMNTRGLTELIILNAGVSLGVLDSRMFTMMVVMALVTTALTGPFLPKPPVRVGKAGLRTRPEAMAGAIS
- a CDS encoding response regulator transcription factor, which gives rise to MGINVLISDKMNVSRYALAALLEQGKGLQVIGSVAGDLETIEFADTHHPDVVIFNFDGADSNVLTVAEKITCLPRSRCLLLAESFKRSVVRRAFTGRIAGMVQQSASPYRFFESIHRVHQGERVFDTELTVAVLGNNDCPLSQRQLSVLELLAQGDTLSEIAAQLHISEGTVRNYLLSAVTKLGARNRIDALRIAQEAHWF